From Solanum lycopersicum chromosome 4, SLM_r2.1:
AGGTCTTGAGTATAGGGAGTCGTGTCCTTGGTTGGGAGTTAGGTCTAGGTTGGAGACCgttctgaaaaatatttttctaactttgtataattagtcattttcCTATAATAGAAGGAAAGTGAATTCGTTTGGAAAACAttgacaaattaaattttacacGCCCTTAACTTTCTTGTTATAGTCTGTTGCGTTTCCTTGTTGAGCTGCTCTGGGATTTGGATAGCACATCTAAAATCTATTGATGAGTATATCAATTAAAATGGTTTCACTAATAAGTGATGAGAGAAGCATTCTTTTCTATAGATCAATTTCATTTGATTCTGTTTAAGGTTTATAAAGAAACTGTGATTGACATCATTAAAGTGTTAAAATGGAAACATTTCTTAGTGAAAAGTGCACCTTAgacttatttttgttataatcaTATTGATTAtcctcttcttatttttttattgagtttCTTGAAGCCGGACTGTCATATTTATTATCACTCTCTTCCACATTCTAATTCCAAAACTAAAAATCAGACTTTTTTTCTGATATGTAAGAGTTACATGGCTGCTACTAATATTTTTGGTAGACTGGTAAAAATATGCACCTACTCTGCATTCTGCATATTAGATATCCCGATCTCCATGTCCTTTCTTTCGATTCTTTGCTTATCATGATTTAGTATTCAGAGACCTGTGGTGAGGTACTGTTGTGGAGTTCCGACCAATGGAAGTAATCCCATTAATTTAAGAAACTGAAAAGACATGCTATTTTCTGATATGGTCACCCGAAACATTGCAGCCATTCTAGAAAATTAGCTCTATGCTATATATATTCTTGCTTTTAGACGGGCGCAAATTTAGCTGATTTGAAATGTAGCATGCAAGTTAAGTGAAGCTTCTCTATCAAAAGACTCAGAAAGTTGAGAGGTTCCAATGTTTGGACATGTGGAATACATTTTTGGGGTTTACTTTTCATTGATATCGAGAGGTTCCAATGtatggaaaagaaaagaaagagtccaGTGACCTTAATGGTTTTGAAGTAAATGTTATCTGGTCCTTATTCTGCTTGAAACATGCTTTCTCCAGTAAACCATGTTCAGGGTACAAACTGAAGGAGATGAATGGCAGCAAAATCTTTTCTGCTGATGGTGAAGATGATGCATCTGAATCAGGAGCTGTTAATGGTAACTTCAACAACAGGACATCTGTCCGCATTGTTCAGGTACTATTTAAATCATTATACGgtaaaattatgttttacaGGACTTGCTGTGTGAGCATGCTACAAAGTCAGGAAACTAGTAACTGGCAACTTCACCGTCTAATGATTTGTAATTCATTGCAGCAAGCTGCAAATGGAATAAGCCAGATATCATTCAGTACTGAAGAAAGGATCTCTCCAAAGAAACCTATCACACTTACAGAAGTGGCAAAACAGAGAGAGTTGAGCGGAACACTAGAAAGTGATTCAGATAGCAATATGAAGAAGCAGCTTTCAGATGCAAAGAGCAAGGAACTCAGTGGAAATGACATATTTGGCCCTCCCGCAGAAATTCCTCCTAGATCTTTGGCTGCTGCCCGATCCATAGAGTCAAAAGAAAGCAAAGACATGGGTGAACCTGCTCCACGACTTGTACGTACGTCTGTCAAGGTTTCTAATGTGAGTTGTGTACTAGACATGTTTTCTTATTCTCATTTCTGTCTACAGACTTGTTATGTGTTCTCATGTGGCTGTCCTACTTTGTAGCCTGCTGGTGGTCAAAGCAATATTTTGTTTGGTGATGAACCTGTTGTCAACACAgtaaagaaaatacataaccAGAAGTTTGCAGAGTTGACCGGCAATGACATTTTCAAGGGAGATATTCCTCCTGGATCTGCAGAAAAGCCACTGAGCAGAGCAAAGCTGAGAGAAATGAGTGGAAATGATATTTTTTCTGATGGAAAAGTTGAATCCAGAGATTATTTTGGTGGCGTTCGTAAACCACCAGGCGGAGAAAGCAGCATCGCGCTGGTTTAGATAAATGTCATCAGACTGCTGCTATGTTTGACCTGTAGTGTTCCTGCAACATTTCACTTCTAATGTTTCATGGGTTTTAGAATTGAGGGTTGTAGATGATATGTGTTTAACCATGTTGTACGGACAACTTCTAAACTATAATTTACATAAACTTGGAGGATTTGCCTAACATAGTGTTTTTAAGACATTGGTCTTTTATGTTTGTACTAGTGTGGTATATGGGCGAAAATGGTCCTGTTTAGGTGGATAAATGATACGGCAACGCGTCACAATCCAATTAGGAGGTACTAAATGAGATACGAACCAAGATACATAATCTATTTCTGAGTTATAAAGAAACAAGATCCGTTCAAGCCAAAGTTGAAGCTATGCTTATTTAGCAGGCAAAACCAGTAGAAGTCCGAAATGAAAAGTGAAGGCGAAAACAAAACACAACTCAACTCCCGAGTGTTTTTAGTTCATATAAACACAGAACCAAACTCTGAGAGTACACACCATACATCATAAAAGCAAATTCAAACTTCAGAAAATAAgtagagttttttttattatcttaagGTTTCAGCACATGTAATTCAAGCATCTCCGTGCCCAATCAGAGCCAGAAGCATTTTTTCATAGTCTCCTGAAGTGTCTCCAGCAATTGCACGGTCCAATGTAACACTGTTCCTCCTATGGTACTCTTCTTTGATACG
This genomic window contains:
- the LOC101260128 gene encoding uncharacterized protein, which encodes MERATPVRKPNTSAADLLTWSEVPPANNSASASGNASRSGARSHQPSDGISKVLFGGQITEEEAESLNKRKPCSGYKLKEMNGSKIFSADGEDDASESGAVNGNFNNRTSVRIVQQAANGISQISFSTEERISPKKPITLTEVAKQRELSGTLESDSDSNMKKQLSDAKSKELSGNDIFGPPAEIPPRSLAAARSIESKESKDMGEPAPRLVRTSVKVSNPAGGQSNILFGDEPVVNTVKKIHNQKFAELTGNDIFKGDIPPGSAEKPLSRAKLREMSGNDIFSDGKVESRDYFGGVRKPPGGESSIALV